AGGATTTTTCATTGTTTCAGAACTTCTTATTGCAAATTTTTTCCCACATATGTTGCATGTTTTGTTTGGAACTAAAACGTATGAGGATTCATACGTTGTAGAAGAAGATTGGGATTGAGAATATGAGCTCATTTGAAGGTGAGTTGGGAATTAGGAAAAATATGAGTTGGTTAAGGGGAAGAACAGAAATTTGTAGTGAAGAGTTGCAGCGGCTCCCCCTTTAAATAGAGAAGGAttaccaacggctagtttttttaaaaaaaactagccgttggtgagcaggggtatctggtgaaattaccataaagcacaagggcacctggtgaaaatctaaaaaacctcaggggtacctggtgaaataaattacgagggtacctggtgaaaaaaagtttctaacggccacttaacggcagggttaagtcatgcgagaaaatgaaacctgaggggtacctggtagattactgaaacaacgagggtacctggtgaattaacttaaacctcgggggtatttcatgaaatatccgtttaTTTAAATGTGGGCCAtctttccaatttttttttttttttagggtgaGTATGGATCTTTTTTGTCGCTGGTGGACAGCGATGTAGCATGCCTCGCCCTTTGAACATGTATTGGATGCTCTAAGAACCTTCTATAAAATTAAGACCCAACATCTTTGTAAAGGAAACAAGCCAACATTTGCTAATTCAATTGGAAGTGAAAAatcagaagaagaaaaaaaaaaactgtgtaTCGATTGTGTACAAGAAAAAACAGATAAACCTATTTTGCCAGTAAAAACTGTGTATTGAAAGATCAAAGATCTCTAACAAAAAGTCAAAAACTATAACCTATGTGTAAGGTCTTCATGCatgatttgttttaattctCTGAATCAAGATTGGAATAGGGGTTTCCAAGACAGAAACGTTAATATTGTTCCAAATATCCGGCTTTGTCGGGAGTTGAGCGATTTTCTCTGCAATTTCCATATCTTCTGGGAGGACAGAACCGAAAACTGTATAAGAGTTTTTCCATTCTACATGGTTAGCCAAGCTTATGAAGAACTCGGGACCAGAACCAACCCATGCAACTGCACCTCTTCTAACGGTTCGACAAACTTCAGTAGGGATTGTCTGGAAAGACGTGCCTGCTGCTTCGAGTGTTCCTTGAATCAAGGCAAATGGAGGGCCAAAAGATGCCTGAAAATACCATTTGAGCTACTAAGTACGGAGTACTTCATAATAAACTAAGATGTAATCCCGTATTAGGGAAAGTATATATCAATAACTGTGATTTGTGTGGATAGTGCAAATAACATGGcatttttcgtaattaaataAGTAGGAAAACTTTAAAAAGggtgtaaataaaaaaaaaatccttttaaaaagaaacgaaaaaagtgaattaaatgaataaaatttgaGGTTAAATGAATATAATTTGAAGTTCAATGAATAAAAATTGAACTTAAATGTATATCTTGGAAGTCTATTTATTTAAGATTATGCCATGTGATTTGTACTATTCATCAATAACTGTTATTGATTTGGAATCACCCCCCACTTATATATCTTATTGTATTAATGACAAGAAAACATTCAAAGAACAATAAAAAGTTACAAAGGAAAACAACTCACATCTTTTATATGGCTGCCCTTTATATCCCAAGAATCCCCTCGGCCTTCTGCTCGGTAAAATTGGCAGCCGGCACAATGGCGAAGTGTCAGTAGCTCAAGAATGTACTGCACCGAATATGGGGCAGAATCAGGGTAGAGCTGCACCAAACTGAGGCTTATTAGAAAGATTTGTAAGTCACTCCCACTGTCCCAGCCCAGCTCATTTAACTTAGGCCCGGCCCGGCTGTAACCCGACCCAAATAATCCCCAATGAACAGGTCTAGTCCCAGTACATAATTCTCAATTGGGACAATACACAGCATAaaaattaatactccctccgtccagtAATACTTtaaccggtttgaccggcacagagtttaatgcAATGTAATTggcttatttatttaattagatgagaAAGGCATACACGTAATTAACCCAAATGGACCTAAACATAGCTGCTACGGTGCTACTCTCTTGCCACACAAAGCACATGCTAAAGTTTAATACAAGTAGAATTTAGCAAATTGCAAATTATGCTGGAGTAATCAAATACTTGTGCAGTCATTGTATATTTGTATGATATAGTTATAATATCCACATGACAGGTTACAGGTTCTTACCTATCAAATAACATGTCTACATATTCTCCAAAATTTCCTAAGTTTCGTGTTGACAAACACAAAAAGGTATAATTACGTACTGATGAAGTCAGGGGTGCTTACTTTTATATGAAGCGTACCATGCTCAGTTTCCAAGCCGATAATACCCTGCAGGAAAAGATAATGAGCCTGAGTGGAACAAAATAATGAgattcaacaaaaaaaacaggTGCAACAAGCATTACAAGGGCTCAAAAGTACAGTGGAACCGCTTCTAGGGAAAGGCTGACAGCTAACTTATTGCTAGTTATATTTCTAGGGTGGCTTCaagagtgcatcattgcaatATTTGACTACTAAAACATGTTAACAACCAATGATTTTCCTATTAAGTAAGAAGCACAAAACATTTATGAAACCATTTTTATCGAGTCAATTTTAATCCAAATCCAAAAAACAGTAAATCTTTTTAGCTAAAATGGAAAGTGATAAATTGTGGGATTTAACTAATAATGATCGTTATACTGCTGAGGACAACGGTGTCTTAGTTTCAGGAATTCCAATATGTTTAAAGTGAACTGCAGATTTCAGTGAAAACTCAGTACTTATTGCAGaataatttgttaaataaaaatatcAGCCTTCTATAGAGTTTCATTGTTCAATTAGTAGTTGTTTGGGGATATGACTCAGCCATGTGCTTTCCTGGGTTAATCCTAGCATCATTTTACCAAAAAATACTTGTTCAGTCTCAGAGTGTGTTAAAAGAGAAACAACAGAGAATAACATGACACTATTATGTGAAGTATGATCTATTTAGGTTTTAGAGCATCATTGAACGACtgttttagtaaaaaaaatagcCTTCCTCTACCCTGGGGAGAGGCATAGAGAAGAGACATAGATAAACATCTGAGCAAATCAAGAAATGTTGACTGTTGTTAGATATGCAATACATACAAAGTGTATTTAGGGTGCAATACTCAGTAAGCAATGAAAATCTTTTTATAATGCTCATCTGAGCAAAAGGCTGTTTTCTGGGACTAAggaaattttataagtaaaagaaaaataacacaCTTCACAAGCTACAGCAGAGAAAGATAACATTCAAGCGTAAATTCATTCTCCAAGAGGAGAAACAATCGCCAACTAGAATAACTGCATAAGATATATGAAGTATATTACAACATGAAGTATAAAAAAACCTAGTTTTAAAATGTTCTCAAATATTTTAACAGAAAGAATTGCACACCTCTTATGGAAAGGTGAGAAAGAGTGTATATCCAGCAGATTATGTACCTCTCCTTTGCCAAATATAAGCCCAGAAGTCCACATTACTCTGCTTCCCACATCTTGACGCTGAGGTACCAAAGAATCATTCTGCTTCTTCAGCCAGCACTGTAACCCCAAAGATCACCAATAAATTAATACAACTTCCCTAGAAATTATAGTCATTCATTTTCAAACTAGCCTATAATGGTGAAATTTTCATATACTAACGACCCATTTAGGCGTCTGATAAACAGTAATAAATGCCGGTAATGGTAATGGTTATCGTAAAAGCTACGAGGAAAATCCTAATGCTATGATAGTTTCCGTGGAAATGAAATTCTACCTGCTGGTAATGGTAATGAGTTAACATGAAAGTTACGAAGAAAATCCTAATGCTAGGATAGTTTCCATGGAAATGAAATTCTACCCCAAGTATGTTGTATTTCCAATAAGATTTTCATCAGCAATTGATAACCGCCCCTAATACTGTAATGGTTATGAGTGATTGAATTGCAACATAATTTGCCAAAAGAAACACATATTTCTGGATGAAAATTGCATTACCATGGAAATTGGAATGAATATAGCACCATTACCACCATTTATGACGGCTTAATAAACACAGTCCCACCTAATTGACATCCCAAGTTATGCCAAGCATAGCATCTTATTTGACAACAAGAAGCTGTTTAGTAACATCAGTCACAATCTCCACATTTAATCAAAGAAACACACATTACATCACAATTCATAACCAACTACTCAAATTAATATCATCAATTCTCAACCCAACCATAACAATCACACTATATATTACCATATTCAAGCAAAAACCAAGATCAATAAACATAAACATCAACAAACCCatttcaaaaattcaataaCAAAACAATAATAAGATCAAGCTAAGCTAACCTCACCGAATTGCGGTCCACAAGCGCtacgatcgccacaaaacacCCAAGTATCGCACAAACAAGGCCCGTCTTTACCACTACACATAGCCTTACAAGATTTACAGCACTCCTCTTCAGAATCAAACTTATGCTTTGTCCCCCATTTCACGGCCGTGCCCCAAAGCTCCAAATTAGGGATTCCTCGGCAACACCCAcctctattttctctctccaaactAACCCCATCACCCTCATCCATTGCCAATCCATCATAATCAGTGATTGAATTTCTGGGTTTAAGAACAATTGAAATAACTAAATAGGCGAAAGTGCAAGCTAAGAAACCCAGCATTAAGAGACTCATGGAGGTCCAACGACCCATATTTGAGTCGATTGGGCGGCGACCCATTTGAGATTGATGGGTGAATTGCAAAACCCGGAATTCAATTTGGGTTTTGTGTTCTAGATTTCTCTTTTTGTTGATCTGGTGTAACTTTTACTCCATAAACAGGGGCTATCGTTGATCTCTATCTCATCAGGTTGTGCATTGAATTGGGGAATTTAATAGGGGGGTTTTAATTTCTTGGGAATCTCTAACCGGATTTAAGGCATTTCATGAATGAATAGTGGAGGTGATGCTTTAATTGCCTGATTTCTCAGTCGCTGCTTCactaaaatgaaatgaaattgtTGCGAGTTTGGACGTCCGATTATCGTTGTCCACGTAGTTGGATGTAAAGATGGCCGTGGGCCGGGATGGGGGTTCGGGTCGGGCTACGGCAGCCCCATTGTATCGTGTCGGGTCAGgttgaaaagttcaaaacaaggCCCGAGCCATGTGCTTTCGTGCCGGGCCGGACCGGGGCCGTCATGCTTAAGGCTAATTTTACCAAATTTGGCGTTCTTTGCCGTGCCGGGTCGAGTCGTGTCGTGCTTTGTAaggctttttccaaaaaattaaggttCGGGCACGGCTCACGACTTCGTGCCCGTGTCGGGGCGGGCTTTTCGTATCGGGTCGGGCTTTGGGCCGGCCTGGCCCACGACCATCTTTAGTTGGATGGAATAATGGATTAGACCCGAGGTGCCAAAGGCCCAAATTTATTACTCATTAACTAAGGATTAGTTAGGTATCACATTCTCAATCGTAATTGAATATCTACTATCGGCCGTTCAAACTCTCGTAGAAAAATCTAAGGTTTTGAAAGTCAAAGATGTGCAGTAGTGCCGCTATATGGTAATtgattgacaaaaaaaaacaccCCCGAttctaaattttaaatttaactcTTTACTTGACATAAGTAGTGTAGTGAATTTTAAATTGATCAGATTTTACTCATTAGTTATGTTAATTTAGAATCGGTTTTTCTAACAATTGTTATGGGCACTTGTTAAGGTTCATGTACATATTTTTCTTGGAATTTAAGGAGAACTCTACAAATAGGAGTTGATATACTGCGCGGGGAGATATATAAACTTTTTATGTAAGTATTAAACTTAAAAATTGTCCATAATCATCCgttcaaaaaattaaaagtgaaAATTGACCATAGAAAAatgaaataagtcattttaaattcaattatataaaaaagggtaacaaactaacaaaaaaaaaggtaacaAACTAACAATTGATTATttgatccaaaaaaaaaaaaaaactaacaatTGAATACATAAATGAAGGGATTGAGAGCAAGgttgttaaattattattattattagtagtaGTAGTATATATGGTAGAAAATCAAAATGGGTCATAGTTTCACACTATGCAATAAATTAAACAGGGGTTTAcgtattgaaatttgaaatgcaCTACACTACTCAATTACTCATACTTTGATATTCTATTATATATACATACCTTCTCCAATCAGAGAATTACCAATTTACTTTAGTTTCTCCAACATATTTTATCAACATTTTGAAGCATACacaagaataaaatgagtaacGCTTTACCTTTCATTCTTTTTGCCTCCCTCCTCGTAATCTTTTCCGGTCAAATAACAGGTAAAAACTAAATCACGTCTCATGACTCTTATTACTTTAGATCGAATTTAAATTTTTACTTGCAAAGTGATTCAagtatgaaaaaaaaaagtaggaatTATCGTGTGCGATATTAATCAATAAGTGTTCGTacataaagatggttgtgggcggGCCGGCCCGAATCCCGACCCAACACGATAAAAGCACAGCCCAACAcgagcacgaagtcgtgggccgtgggccgtgggccgcagGGGCGTATCATAGTTTGTGTTGGGGTGGGCCCGACTCCCCGGCTGGAaaattttgtagtgtatttttagttacggccccccttaaaatttgtgtataattgtataattacatagtgtattttattttatttttttctaccgGCCCCCTTGCAAAACCGTTCAAGATCCGCCACTAGTGGGCCTGGCGTGGGCcgattttttttgggaaaaagcacgacaaggcacgacacgactctactcgacccggcacgacaaagcacactaaatttagtaaaattggGCTTAGGCACAACGGACCGGCCCGATACAAAAGCCCGTGGGCCTGGGCCctattttgaacttt
This Spinacia oleracea cultivar Varoflay chromosome 6, BTI_SOV_V1, whole genome shotgun sequence DNA region includes the following protein-coding sequences:
- the LOC110781769 gene encoding uncharacterized protein, which gives rise to MGRRPIDSNMGRWTSMSLLMLGFLACTFAYLVISIVLKPRNSITDYDGLAMDEGDGVSLERENRGGCCRGIPNLELWGTAVKWGTKHKFDSEEECCKSCKAMCSGKDGPCLCDTWVFCGDRSACGPQFGECWLKKQNDSLVPQRQDVGSRVMWTSGLIFGKGEGIIGLETEHGTLHIKLYPDSAPYSVQYILELLTLRHCAGCQFYRAEGRGDSWDIKGSHIKDASFGPPFALIQGTLEAAGTSFQTIPTEVCRTVRRGAVAWVGSGPEFFISLANHVEWKNSYTVFGSVLPEDMEIAEKIAQLPTKPDIWNNINVSVLETPIPILIQRIKTNHA